TCGCCAGATGCCAGCTATGTTCCGCATCATTTTCATTTCTATCGCTGTTGAATAATTTTGTTCTGCGCTGAATATACTTTAATTTGTCGATCTCTTTGATGAAATCAATCTGTTTTAATAAATTTTCGGTCTTCATTTTACTTTACATTCGATTGAGTCTCAAAGATAATACAAACAGAATTTACTTCACCACCGTAGCTTCAAACTCTACTTTTAGCGTTTCAAATAACATTTTTACTTCCATTACGGTAGTTGCCTGCTGAACTTCATGTTTCTTAATCCAGTTTTGTAAGACGTCGAAATTTTTAAACAGTTCTTCGTGTTCCGTGGTGTATACATTCAGCCGAACGATATTTTTAACTTCAAAATCTGCCTGAATGATTACTTTTTTCAAATTTTCCAGCGCTTCTGTGATTTGAGTTCTCATATCGGCATCGCTTGAAATTCCATCATCATTAATCGCAGTTTGCCCCGAAATATAAAGCGTACTCTGAACATTTTTTACTTCTACGGCCTGTGCATAATTTCTCGCATCCTGCCATTTCCAAGGGTTGATGATTGTTTTTTCCATGTTGAATATTTTTTAATTAAATAGAACAACAAAGTTCAGCATCACTCTTCCTTTTCTGTGTGATCTGCATCACAATTATTTTGATTCTTTAAAAAGTCGGCTTAGTGTTTCGCGTGATAATCCAAAATAAGCCGCCAAAGTAATTTTAGGAATTCTCTGAACTAAAGAAGGATAATATTTTAGAAATTGCTCGTATCGTTCTTTAGCACTCAAAGTCATCAAAGACAAAATTCTCCGTTGGTTTGAAATATGCCCATTGACCGCTTTGGAAAGGAAAAATTCGGTCATTCTAGGAACTTTCTTTAACAATTGATGATAATTGTTATAAGAAAGTTTTAAAACTTCCGTATCCTCAAGGCATTGCAAAGTCTGGGTCGCTTTTGTTTGAGTATAAAATGCCATAAAATCGGTTTCCCACCAATCTTCCATCGCAAAAGAAATAATATGTTCCTTTCCTTCCTGATCACTGCAAGAAAGCTTAATTAATCCTGAAACAATAAAGTAAATAGACTCTACCTTATCATTTTCCTGAATGATGAAATCTTTTTTATTAAAATGTTCTTCCTCGAAAAAAGCACTCACTTTTTCCCATTCATGATCGGAAAGATGTATTGTTTTTTGAATATGATTTCGGAGAATAAGGTTCATTTATATCGTTGAAAATTGATTCTTTACCACAAAAATAATAAAACCGCAGGTGGTTATTTAAAAATCATCCATCATATATTAGAAATCCTCCATTTTATGAGAGTTTATATCAACCCACCTTTGCAACAGATTAAAATTCATATCAGTAAAATCTTAAAAATTGAAATATAATGTCTGTTTCTGATCTATTTAAACCTCTCACTCTCCTGCATGGTCCGGCGATGAAAAACCGTTTTATGATGGCTCCATTAACCAGTCAGCAAAGTGAGCACGACGGCTCCGCCTCCAAATACGACCAATATTGGATCGAACAACTCTCTGAAAGCGGTTACGGATTAATTCAAACCGGAGCTGCAACTGTAGAAGCCGGAGGAATTGCTTTTGAAAGACAATTGGGTATTCACAGCGATAAACATTTACCCGGATTAACAAAAATGGCGACCGCCATCCGGGAAGGAGGTGCATTATCTGCCGTACAGCTTCATCACGCGGGACATCGCGCCGTGCCTTCATTGGGAGGAATCGTTTCTCCAGCTTCAGGTAAAACAGTTTCTCATGTAAAAGCTTTGACGACAGAAGAAGTGGAACGAATTCGTGACAGTTTTATTGAAGCTGCCAAAAGAGCCCAGTTAGCCGGATATAACGGAGTTTCTGTTCATGGTGCCTTTGGCTGGATCTTATCGGAATTTTTATCGCCAAACCTTAATGATCGCACCGATAAATATGGCGGCAGTATTAAAAACCGTGCCCGATTCACCCTTGAAGTGATTGAAGGAATTCGAAAAGCCTGTGGTCCGGATTTTCAGATTGGCTGGCGACTGTCGATTGAACGGTATGGACTTCGTCTGGAAGAATTACGCGAAATTACCGCAGAAATTTTTGATAAAGAATTGATTGATTATCTGGATCTTGCTTTGTGGGATTCTGCTCAGCTTGTACGAGAAGGTACTTTTCAGGGAAAAACAATGCTCAGCGTTTTTACCGAACTTCCCCGTAAAGGCGTGCGTTTGGGTGCTGCAGGAAAAATTATGAGTGCTCACCGCGCCGCAGAATTATTAGATGAAGGTTGTGATTTTGTACTGATCGCAAGAGCCGGAATTCTTCAACGGGATTTTCCGCTTCAGGTAAAGGCAAACCCTTTTTATGACAGTCGGGATCTTCCTGTAACGGCAGATTATCTTCGTGAGGGTGGATTGAGTGAACGTTTTATTGAAACCATGCGGGGTTGGCAAACTTTCGTGAAATTTGGATCATAAATTATACCAATTTGTCGTTGAAATTTCTTTTAAATTGTTTAACCCTTTCAGGGTTATATCATCATGGAATATATATTCATCGGGTTTCACCCGACGCTATTCATATTAAACCACTTCGTGGTTTTTTAAGGTAAAAAAAACATAAATGATATCGAGGGCACTGAAAAACCCCGTTCATATAGAATTACCAATTGATTTGGAGTTAGAATTAAGAGTTTATTACGAAAATTAAACCTTCGTAATAAGCTTTTTTTCTTTTTTTCAGTATCAAATTTTTGAGGTTTAACGGGATTGATATTGCGCCACGCCTGCGATGTTTATAAAAGACGGAGTATAGATCGATTTCTCTATATTAATTTCAGGATTCTCTTCAAATTGACAGTGAAAATAGCCATTGCACCCTGCATTTGCATATTTTCAATACCATTTGCAATCGCCCTGTCGTAGCCGTGTACGTTTTTAAGCTCGCTGTTTTTGGCTTCGATTTTATAGCGGTGTTTCGATTTTTCTTTGTAATAATCGCTTTCCTGAAAAATCATTTGCTCCTTATGTAAGTCTGATTTTATGGAAACCGAATAAGTTTTAGATTTTGCTCCTTCTTTATAACATCCTTCTTTTAATGGGCAAACCTTGCATTTTTCAATATCAAAATAATAGGTATCCACTTGATTTCCGCCTACGTGTTTCTTCCCGCCACGAGCTTTGCGAATCGCCAAATGCCCTGCAGGACACACAAAACGGTCGGCATCTTTATTGTAATCAAAACGGTCTTCATCTTTTCGAAAACCCTGGGTGATGGAAGGATTAAGTCTGGCTACTATTTTAATATTTTGTTCGCCCGCAATTTTCAGATTTTCTTTTCCGCTGTAAGCAGCGTCACCAATGATGGCATCTACCTCCATCCCGTTGTCCTGGCTCATCTGCAGTAATTTTGGCAGTTCCGGGCCGTCGCCTTTTTCTCCCGAAGTTACCACGGCCGCCGTAATAATCCGCTCTTCGCTCATCGCCAAGTGCGTTTTGTATCCGAAAAAAGAACTGTCAGCCGATTTGTGACCCGTTTTAGCGTCGGCATCTTTTGAAAAAACCATCTGCTCCCCGGTGTCTCTCACTGTTTCCTTCAAAAGATTCAGCTTCTCCTTTACAGCAGGAATCTCCCTGATAGAAGCTTCGTTTTCAATGCGTTTTTCGAGTTCTCTGCAATAATCCAATTCTTTGTTTAAATCATTTTCAATATTTTTTGAGGGCATTTTAGTTTTAAATTCTTCATCAAACTGATAAACGGTCTTGCGAAGCAGTTTTGAGCGCTCCCGCAATACTTCTATCGTTGAAAAAGGATTGCTCATCGACAAGGTGTGAGTGGCATCTACAATGATGGATCTGGATTTGATGATGCCTTTTTCAATCGCAATACTCACGGTTTTACCAATGAGCAAGCTTAAAAGATCACTATCTTTCAAACGCAGTTTTCTGAATTTTGTAAGGGAACTGGGATTGATTACATCTTCTTCCGGAGTCATATCCAAGAAATATTTAAAGGACATATCATACCGGGAACGCTCTACCACATCTACATCAGAAACTGTATAAATACTTTTTAAAAGCAGGTATTTAAACATCCGTACCGGACTTTCAGCATTGCGACCATTGTTTAAGCAGTATTTGCTCAAAAGCTCATCATAGATGAAAGAAAAATCAATCAGCTCATTAATTTTTCTAAGAAGGTTTTCCTTCGGTACAATTAAATCATACAAACCGGAATAGGCACTCAACGGAAGTTTTTCTTGCTGTATTAACATTTGCTTTGCTATTGAAATTTACATTGAAGATAAAAAAATAAGCAAAACTTTTAAAGTTTTGCTTATTTTTTTTAATGAAGTTTACTTTTTCAGTGCCCTCATGATATCACCTATTTTTTTTTAATCCTAAACTAAAGCGGACTTTTATAAAGTTCGCTTCTTTTTTTATTGATAAACAAATATTTAAATTACCAACTACAACCCTAGCCCCGATAGAAATGGCATCCTTTTTTGTTGCGGCGGAGCGAAGCGGAGCCGTAACAAAAAAGATAAAATGGATAGCGGGAAAAAGCTCCTAAAAAAAATCTCCATGACAAAGTAAAAATCATCCATTCTTTGGCGGTTGTTATTACCACATCTTTGCAGTGTAAATAAATTTTTTATGAAAAAGACAGCAATTATTATCCTTTCTGATCCAAAATCGGGTTCAGAAGAAGCAATGGGAAGAGTGTTCAACGCGTTGGCATCAGCCTACGAGTTTAAACATGCAGGAGAAGAGGTAAAAATCATTTTCCAGGGAACGGGAATCAGATGGCCTGAGCAACTTGAAAAGGCAGACCATCCTATCAACGGGCTTTACAGCGAGGTAAGAAATCATGTTCAGGGTCTTTCAAAAGGTTGTGTAGCGGTTTTCGGAACAGAGGTTTCCGGCTATGATCTTTTGAACGAAAATGAAGTGCCGGGAACTCCGGGATTGCCAAGCTTGCTCAACCTTAGAAATGAAGGTTTCGATATTTTGATTTTCTAACAAAGCTCTCAACTGCTCTCCATATTTTTCGGAGGGCAGTTTTTAATGAAGAACAGTTTAAAAATATTAATTAAATTGCAGGCATCATGTTGTCACAATCTGTATATACGCTTATTAATCAACAAAATGGAAATCTTGCTTTCAAACTGTTTGAGTTTGATAACAATAGCTATTTTGATCATATTCAGCGTAATAATTATTTCACTTTAATATTAATTACTTCCGGTGAAGGAACTGCAACCGTTGATCTTTGCGATTATCAGTTTCAGGAAAATACAATGTTTGCGTTTTATCCTTATCAGCCATTTATGCTGTGTTCTCAAAAACCAATTATGGGAATTTCTATACAGTTTCATCATGATTTTTTCTGCATTTATCGCCATCATAAGGAAATTGCATCAAACGGTATTTTGTTTAATAATGTTTACCAGCAACCTTTTATTTGCCTGAATGAATTCAGCAAAAGTTCTATTTTGAATCTCATCAACGGAATTGCAAGTGAATTAAAAGCAGACGGTTTCCGAAAAGATGAAGTCTTGGTTTCTTATCTGAAAATTTTGCTCGTAACGGCAACGAGGATAAAACTTGAACAACAATCGCTTCAGGACTCACAATCAACGAATATCAAGCAACAGTTTATTATTCAGAATCTTAAAAACGCTATTGAAGATAATTTCAGGATAAAACATTCGGCAAGTGATTATGCCGATCTTTTGAATCAAACTCCGGCTTCGCTGGCGAGAATTACGAAGAATCATTTTAATAAAACCCTTTCTGACCTGATTACCGAACGGATTATTATTGAAGCGAAAAGAGAATTGTACCTTACCGATAAGACGATTAAAGAGATTGCCTATGAACTGGGATATGATGACGAATATTATTTCAGCAGGCTTTTTAAAAACAAGACCGATATTTCACCTCAAATTTATAGAAATACGATTGGTTTCAACAGAGGAAATGTCAATAATTAATATCAACCTATTTTCTTTATGATCTGTAAAACAGTAACAATGAATGAGTACAATAATTATATGCTTGAATGTATTGAATTAGGCAAACAGGCATTAGAAAACGGAAACCCGCCCGTTGGTTCTTTATTGGTTTTTGAAGATAAAATTATCGGCAGAGGCGTTGAATCCGGCAAATCATCCGGAGATATTACGCAGCATGCAGAAATTTTAGCAGTGAAAGATGCTTTGACAAATGGTTACCGAGACGTTTTAAATCAAGCCACACTTTTCTCAACTCATGAGCCCTGCATTATGTGTTCTTACCTGATCAGGCATCATCAAATTAAAAAAATTATATTCGGTGCTTCTGTTCCTCTCGTTGGAGGACAAACGTCTGAATTCAAGATACTGGAAACGGAAACGATTCCTAAATGGGGTAAAAAACCTGAAATAGAATCAGGAATTCTTCAGCATGAATGTGAAGTGCTGAATGACCAATTTCAACAATATCTTGCTACTCAAAATAAATAAAATTTAAAATATTAACTTTTTAGATTAAGCTGAAGATTTTTATTCAGTAACAATTTATTTAGGCATAAATTACACAAATCATGACTTTGAAATCATCATTTTTATAACAACAGCCAATTAATGTTATCGAATTGTTAATTTTTATTAAATAAAATTAAAATGTATTGGTTTAAACTGAGAAAATATATTTATTTTAGTGCCTTAAAAATTTCTCATGAAAAGATATAATTTATTTATTGTACTATTACTCCTTATTTTTAACGTTACGACGGCTCAAAAAAAGTCTCCTGCTGCAGATCTGAGCATTTTGGGAGAAACAAAATCTAAAATAGAAAAGACGGTTCCACTGGTTATTCAACATTTGCAGACGATTGCTACGAAAGAAGGTGATAACAATATCGTTGTCAACGGAAAAGCAGCTTTGGCAAGAGAATACGGAGTAATGGAATCTGAGTGGTTTTTGTACAGAAATAATATGAAAAACTGCATCCTGAACAACTCATCCAAAAAGGCTAAAAAATGCATGGAATACCATAATAATATGTTCAGAGGAACAATGATCAATTATAATAATTATATCACCAACCTTACTAAAAAGAACGGATATTTAGGAGTAGAGGGCGATACAAAGTTTGAATTTAAGCCAACTGAGATCTCTACCAAGCTAAGTGAAGCTTACTTCAACGCTAGCGATGCGGCAGGAAGAATGAAAGGGCAACAAAAGGTAGAATTTATGGATCAGTCGATGGCGGATGGTAATAAACTGACACCTTTCAGTCAATTAGCACAATAATTTAAGTAAATACAACATAGGATCCTGCTTTTCTAAAGCGGGATTTTTTTTGAAAAATCAACGGCTTTGTTTTTGATTAAAATTAAATATTCCTAACAAAAGACTATAATTATGCTGAAAAAGGGAGATCATGTACAATGGAAATTCAGATATGGACAAACTCACGGAATCATTATAAAAATTCATACACAGGATTTTATCTTTATGAATCGACAAAGAAGAGCATATAAAACAGAACCTCAATATGAAGTAATGAGCGAGAAAACAGGAAAAACCGCTGTTCATAAAGCTTCTGCCTTAAAAAAGAGATAAAAAAAGCCACAAATCTGTGGCTTTTAGTTTTAATATTGATAAGGTATTTCTATTTTATTTTATCGTAAATTAATTTTGTGACAATGGCTCCAAAAAGATAATAGGCAACCGTCATCGCTTTTTTCTGATTATTTTCTGCGACAGGCGCATCATCTAGTCCCATTTTCTGTGGCAATAATACTGCTCCCAAACCGGCAGCAACTCCTGAAGCCATATTAAAACTACTTGTCGCCGTGGTTGCGTAATAAATTCCGTTGCTGACAATATCTCCCGCTAACGTCGCAGCATACAACTGATCTTTATCAGTGATTTTCATATCTACTTTGTCAAGCGCTTTATTTAAAGCTTCCTCGCCTACTTTATTAACTTCAGGAACATTGTCGAAGTTTTTTCTAATGGTTTCGTGTAAAAGGTTCAAGGCAATTGCGCCGCCTAATCCTGCAAGAATTTTCTTATACATATTTTTTGATTTTTGGTGTGGTAAAAGACGTGCATAAATTGAGCCAGTAATTGAACTATAATTTAATATGTATACTTTAACTAGCTATTTAACATAAAAAATAAATCATAAATTAATTATAATCCCGAAGCAGTGATAAAAATATATTTTGTATTATTACAATCGATTGCAATCAAAATCGAAAATTTAACAAACTAATCAATTATGAAAAAAATGATTTTATTAGCTGCTTTTGCAGTTGCAGGCACAATTAGTGCAAAAGGGAATGTTGAAAATAACATAGTCGACGAATCAAAAAAAACACAAACAGAACAAAGTGAAACCTCGGAAAAAAATCAATTAGAAGCTCAAAAGCAATTTAATTGTATCTCTTATACTTTATCTTGTGGATGGCCAAGTTTTGCATGTGGATACAGCACAGCAGAAATACTAATAGCTGTTTGGGAAAATGATGCAAATGTTTGTGGATAATTATTAATGATATGCGATTACTCTTTTTTTTAATTTTCTTTTTAAGCTTTACATCTTTTAAAGCACAAAATCTTAAAAGTGAAAATATGAAAATTTTCACTTATCGGTTAACTTATTTTTCAGATTCGACGAACACGGAAAGTAGTAAACAAGAAGATTTTGATTTGCAAATTTTAGGAAATAAATCCTGCTTTGTCAGTACTAATTATAAATTTGGTTATCAAAATATCAGAATGATGGCAGCTAGTGGTCAGGGATTGGCAGTTGCTGCGGGAAACCTTATGAAACTACCTAAAAGTGCTTTCAGATATTCTATTTATAAAGAAAATAATGATATTGCTTTTTATGAAAAAGTATATTCATTTGGACTGAAATATAATGAAAAAGCATCTTTTGATTGGAAACTTTCTAAAGAAAAAAAGAAGATTGATACTTATAATTGTAATAAAGCCACTCTTACTTATGGTGGCAGAGAATGGATCGCTTGGTATACAACCGAAATTCCAATCTCGGAAGGTCCTTATAAATTTAAAGGATTACCAGGAATGATTATACAATTATATGATGCTAAAAATCAATACAACTTTTCTTTAATAGAAGTTCAAGCGAATAAAGACTATCCTATTTTCTATGATGAATCTTTTAATAATTATAAAGAAATTTCGAGGAAAGAATATTTTGCGACGAGGGACAATCTAAAAAATAATTATGTGAATAATGTAGAAAGTCAAGGAATAACATTTCAAGCAAAAGATAAAGCTGATATTCAACGAAACATTAATAAAAAAGGAAATAATCCAATAGAATTAAAATAGACTCAGGCTCACCTTCGGTGAGCCTGAGCTTTTAAACAATAAAAAAGAGAACCATAACTATGATTCTCTTAATGTAGTAGCGGGAACCGGACTCGAACCGATGACCTTCGGGTTATGAGCCCGACGAGCTACCTACTGCTCCATCCCGCGGTGTATTTTTAGAGTGCTTACCGAAAGCACTTGCTTAGTAGCGGGAACCGGACTCGAACCGATGACCTTCGGGTTATGAGCCCGACGAGCTACCTACTGCTCCATCCCGCGGTGTATTTTTAGAGTGCTTACCGAAAGCACTTAACTTAGTAGCGGGAACCGGACTCGAACCGATGACCTTTGGGTTATGAGCCCAACGAGCTACCTACTGCTCCATCCCGCGGTGTATTTTTAGAGTGCTTACCGAAAGCACTTACTTAGTAGCGGGAACCGGACTCGAACCGATGACCTTCGGGTTATGAGCCCGACGAGCTACCTACTGCTCCATCCCGCGTTATTGGATTGCAAAAGTACGACTTTTTTTTATAAATCCTAATTTTTCTTTTAAATAAAGGACTTTTATGAAAACTATTTTAATATTCGTATCTTTGTGATATGGCAAAAATACTCAGAATTTATCCTGACAACCCACAGGAAAACCTTATCAATGAGGTTATTAAAACTTTAAATAATGGTGGATTAATTATTTATCCGTCAGACACAGTTTATGCATTAGGGTGTAACATTTTTGATATAAAAGCCATGGAAAAACTGGCACAGATCAAAAAAATCAAGTTGGAAAAAGCTCAATTTTCTATTATTTGTAACGATTTGAGTCACCTTTCGGATTTTACAAGACCTATCGACACCTCTATTTTCAGGTTTTTGAAAAGTCATCTTCCCGGTCCGTTTACCTTTATTCTGGAAGCCAATAAAAGTTTACCTTTAGCGTATAAAGGCCATAAAACAATTGGTATCCGTGTTCCGGAACATCCGATTCCTCAGCTTATTGTTGAAAAATTAGGTCATCCTATTGCATCAACATCGATTAAAGACGACGATGAGGTATTAGAATATTCTACAGATCCCGAATTGATTGCTGAAAAATACGATCATCTGGTTGATATCGTGATCGATTCAGGATATGGAGACAATATGGCTTCCACCATTGTAGATCTTACTTCGGGCGAGCCTGAAATTATTCGACAAGGAAAAGGGATTATTTAAATCAAATATCAATATTGACAAGTGAATGACCGACGATATGAAGGATTCACTATTGATCATTCACCATTCCCACTCAATTATTTTAAAATTTTTTATTTTTTTCATGAAAATAGTAACATCTCCTGCGAAATTAATGAATGTCGAGAATTCAACAGACCTGTTGAAAACAACAACTCCTAAATTCATTGAGCAAGCAGAATTCATACAATCTTATTTAAAAGAAAAATCGCCCAAATATCTTTCTGAGCTCATGGAAATTTCGCCAAAACTGGCGGATGAAAACTGGGAAAGAAATCAAAACTGGAAATCCAAACCTACCGCAAAAGAGTCAGCTCCTGCGCTATTTGCCTTTACGGGAGAGGTTTACAGAGGTTTGAATGCAAAAACATTAGATCAAAATGCAGTAGATTACCTTCAAAAAAATTACAGAATGTTGTCAGGATTATACGGTTTGCTGAAACCGTCCGACAAAGTAATGCTTTACCGACTTGAAATGGGAAGACCTTTCGAGTTCGATGAGTACAAAAACTTATATGAATTCTGGAGAGAAAGAATTACAGAACAGCTGAATTCTGACATGAAGAAAAATGAAATTCTTCTTAACTTGGGAAGTAATGAATATTTTAAAGTAATCGATCGTAAAAAACTGAATCACACGGTTATTGATTTTGATTTTTATGAATTAAGAGAAGGAAAACTGAAAACCATCGTTGTGTACACAAAACATGCCCGAGGCCTGGTCGTAAGATTCTGTGCAGAGAGCAATGCTCAGACTTTAGACGATGTAAAAGCCTTCAACTACGAAGGATACAGAATTGACGAGGCAAAATCTACCGACACTAAACTGGTTTTTACAAGATAATGACATTTTCAGAACTTCATAATTACTTTTCAAAACAGCTTTCCGAAATCTATACAGAATCTGAAAGTGCATTTATCTTTCAGATTTTTGCAGAAAATATATTGGCATTAACTACTTTTCAGTTACGACAAATGGCCGATCTGGAAATATCTCCTGAAAATGAAGGAAAATTTCATCATATTATTGCTGAATTACAAACGGGGAAACCTTATTTGCAAATTTTAGGTGAAACAGAATTTTACGGAATGAAATTTTTTGTGGATGAACATGTATTGATTCCGCGTCCTGAAACAGAGGAATTGTTAGAATTGGCAATACAGAAAATAAAAGCTCTGAAGCCGCCAAGTTCTCCCCTTAAAATTCTTGATATCGGAACAGGAAGCGGCGTTATTCCTTTAGTTTTAAAAAAATATTTCCCTAACTCCGAAGTAACTTCTATCGACTTTTCAGAAAAAGCATTGGAAACCGCTAAAAGAAATGCATCATTTCATCAGTTGGAAATTAATTTTATCCATGCGGATTATCTGAATTATGATTTGAATGAAAACTTTGATATCATTATTTCAAATCCTCCTTATATCGGAATTGAGGAAGAACATGAAATAGCTGATTCTGTCAAGGAATTTGAGCCCAAAATGGCGCTCTTCTCTCCTACTTCTGACACATTGATCTTTTATAGAAAAATTGCCGAAGATTCCGCAAAACATCTGAATAAAAACGGATTATTATTCTTGGAAATCAATCAGAAATTAGGTACGGAAACATTAACGTTATATCACGATTTTTCAGAAGCTGCTTTAATAAAAGATTTGTCTGAAAATGACAGATTTGTTTTTGGAAGAAAATAGATCTGTCAGTCTAGAGGTCGGAAGGAGGATGCTGGAAGTTTGTTTTGTCAGTATTATCGCGAATGGTTTACATGTTGAATGATTCTGCTTACAAAATTTTTATTTAAATTTTGGATTTCAGCCAATTGAACCATTTTACCTTTTACTTTTTCCTTTCCGCACCTTTACTCTAAATGAAAAACTTCCTGCAGAGGAATACTTACGGGAGAATGATCCGGATTGGTTTCCATGAGATCCGCCATGTAATTCCACCACTTTTTTACAATTTCAGACTCTCCCAAATCCTGAGATCCGGCACCTTCCGAAATAACCTGATGGGCAAATAAGGTATTGGTATCTTTATCCCAATAGATCGTATAATCCGCGACTCCTGAATCTTTGAGCAATTCTTTTAACTCAGGCCAGATTTCATGGTGTCTTTTTTCATATTCTTTTTCACAACCCGGTTTTAGAAACATTTTAAAGGATATTCTTTTTTTCATTTTTTTTAATTGAAAAGTTAAGTTTTTAAAATTAATAAAAATTCATTTTGATTTTGTCAACTTTTTATAATAAAATTTATCAAATCGATGAATTGACATTCATAATGGTAAGGGCTAATGACATAAAAAATCATAGGTTATACGATTAACAAATTTATGCTAAAGAACTGCAAATTCTTTCATATAAGCAATTTAGACAGAAATTTAACACAAATTTCACATCAAAATGATCTATATTAATTATTTATATATATTTGTGTGTAATCGATTACATTTTATCAAATTAATTTAAAAACTAAACTAATTTTATCTAATCATGAAAAGAATACTATCCTTTTTCGTGCTTTTATTCGGTATTCTACTACTGAAGGCGCAGGTTACGATTACGCAGGCAACAGGCTGGCTTGAAACAGCTTATGTAAAATGGACTCCCGTGAGCGGAGCCGATAGCTATAGAGTTTATTATACCGGCGGCGGCGTTACCAACAAACTTATTGACACCCAATTGATAAGAAGCTACGGTTCTTATTTCAGAGCCGATATTTTAGGATTAACTCCAGGAAATTATACCATAAAAGTGGTTCCTGTAACCAATAATGTGGAAGGAACAGCAGCTTTCTCCAACTCTGTTACTGTTCTACCACAGGACAGAACAGGATTTGCCCACAGCAATGGCAGGACTCCCGGAGCGTATAATAATGACGGAACCTTAAAGGCAAATGCAGTCGTTATTTACATCACCCAAAATACAAAAAATACGGTTTCTCTGAATGTCACGGGAGCCAATTCAAATCCTTGTGTAGGTCTGCAAACTATTCTTGACGGATTCAAAAAAGGAAATGATACCCGCCCTCTAGCCGTAAGATTTATAGGAAATATTACAGATCCCAATTACTTATTAAATGGTGACATTGTGGTAGAAAATAAGAATATTGCCGCAAGTTCGATTACTTTGGAAG
The sequence above is a segment of the Chryseobacterium sp. MYb264 genome. Coding sequences within it:
- a CDS encoding DsrE family protein — protein: MKKTAIIILSDPKSGSEEAMGRVFNALASAYEFKHAGEEVKIIFQGTGIRWPEQLEKADHPINGLYSEVRNHVQGLSKGCVAVFGTEVSGYDLLNENEVPGTPGLPSLLNLRNEGFDILIF
- a CDS encoding RidA family protein → MEKTIINPWKWQDARNYAQAVEVKNVQSTLYISGQTAINDDGISSDADMRTQITEALENLKKVIIQADFEVKNIVRLNVYTTEHEELFKNFDVLQNWIKKHEVQQATTVMEVKMLFETLKVEFEATVVK
- a CDS encoding NADH:flavin oxidoreductase, with amino-acid sequence MSVSDLFKPLTLLHGPAMKNRFMMAPLTSQQSEHDGSASKYDQYWIEQLSESGYGLIQTGAATVEAGGIAFERQLGIHSDKHLPGLTKMATAIREGGALSAVQLHHAGHRAVPSLGGIVSPASGKTVSHVKALTTEEVERIRDSFIEAAKRAQLAGYNGVSVHGAFGWILSEFLSPNLNDRTDKYGGSIKNRARFTLEVIEGIRKACGPDFQIGWRLSIERYGLRLEELREITAEIFDKELIDYLDLALWDSAQLVREGTFQGKTMLSVFTELPRKGVRLGAAGKIMSAHRAAELLDEGCDFVLIARAGILQRDFPLQVKANPFYDSRDLPVTADYLREGGLSERFIETMRGWQTFVKFGS
- a CDS encoding DUF2945 domain-containing protein; this encodes MLKKGDHVQWKFRYGQTHGIIIKIHTQDFIFMNRQRRAYKTEPQYEVMSEKTGKTAVHKASALKKR
- a CDS encoding Crp/Fnr family transcriptional regulator; the encoded protein is MNLILRNHIQKTIHLSDHEWEKVSAFFEEEHFNKKDFIIQENDKVESIYFIVSGLIKLSCSDQEGKEHIISFAMEDWWETDFMAFYTQTKATQTLQCLEDTEVLKLSYNNYHQLLKKVPRMTEFFLSKAVNGHISNQRRILSLMTLSAKERYEQFLKYYPSLVQRIPKITLAAYFGLSRETLSRLFKESK
- a CDS encoding helix-turn-helix domain-containing protein, with the translated sequence MLSQSVYTLINQQNGNLAFKLFEFDNNSYFDHIQRNNYFTLILITSGEGTATVDLCDYQFQENTMFAFYPYQPFMLCSQKPIMGISIQFHHDFFCIYRHHKEIASNGILFNNVYQQPFICLNEFSKSSILNLINGIASELKADGFRKDEVLVSYLKILLVTATRIKLEQQSLQDSQSTNIKQQFIIQNLKNAIEDNFRIKHSASDYADLLNQTPASLARITKNHFNKTLSDLITERIIIEAKRELYLTDKTIKEIAYELGYDDEYYFSRLFKNKTDISPQIYRNTIGFNRGNVNN
- a CDS encoding nucleoside deaminase produces the protein MNEYNNYMLECIELGKQALENGNPPVGSLLVFEDKIIGRGVESGKSSGDITQHAEILAVKDALTNGYRDVLNQATLFSTHEPCIMCSYLIRHHQIKKIIFGASVPLVGGQTSEFKILETETIPKWGKKPEIESGILQHECEVLNDQFQQYLATQNK
- a CDS encoding IS1182 family transposase, which gives rise to MLIQQEKLPLSAYSGLYDLIVPKENLLRKINELIDFSFIYDELLSKYCLNNGRNAESPVRMFKYLLLKSIYTVSDVDVVERSRYDMSFKYFLDMTPEEDVINPSSLTKFRKLRLKDSDLLSLLIGKTVSIAIEKGIIKSRSIIVDATHTLSMSNPFSTIEVLRERSKLLRKTVYQFDEEFKTKMPSKNIENDLNKELDYCRELEKRIENEASIREIPAVKEKLNLLKETVRDTGEQMVFSKDADAKTGHKSADSSFFGYKTHLAMSEERIITAAVVTSGEKGDGPELPKLLQMSQDNGMEVDAIIGDAAYSGKENLKIAGEQNIKIVARLNPSITQGFRKDEDRFDYNKDADRFVCPAGHLAIRKARGGKKHVGGNQVDTYYFDIEKCKVCPLKEGCYKEGAKSKTYSVSIKSDLHKEQMIFQESDYYKEKSKHRYKIEAKNSELKNVHGYDRAIANGIENMQMQGAMAIFTVNLKRILKLI